Proteins co-encoded in one Colletes latitarsis isolate SP2378_abdomen chromosome 2, iyColLati1, whole genome shotgun sequence genomic window:
- the LOC143349852 gene encoding uncharacterized protein LOC143349852, with product MCKTLNRMGVTVLNKIPRFVYFNIYRCQNVRYYSKEKEKEGDMEIPENQLKQYYSANDQVDNGVIYDNKPFKFTCEAGKNYSWCLCGKSHKQPFCDGTHKNIHLKIKLRPIRFSVKETKSYWLCNCKQTSNRPFCDGTHNREDIKNKK from the exons ATGTGCAAAACGTTGAATAGAATGGGAGTTACTGTGTTAAACAAAATTCCACGATTCgtatattttaacatttacagaTGTCAAAAT GTTAGGTATTATAGtaaggaaaaggaaaaggaagggGATATGGAAATACCTGAAAATCAATTGAAACAATATTATAGTGCAAATGATCAAGTCGACAATGGTGTTATATATGATAATAAACCCTTCAAATTCACCTGCGAAGCTGGTAAAAACTATTCTTGGTGTTTATGTGGCAAGAGTCATAAACAACCATTCTGCGATGGCactcacaaaaatattcatcttaAGATTAAGCTAAGACCTATACGCTTCAGTGTTAAAGAAACTAAGTCTTACTGGCTGTGTAACTGCAAGCAAACATCGAACAGACCTTTTTGTGATGGTACACATAACAGAGaggatataaaaaataaaaaataa